Genomic segment of Myxococcales bacterium:
CGACGAAGAAACGATCAACTCGATCTTCCGTGCGATGCATTCGATCAAGGGTGCAAGTGGATCCTTTGGGTTCACGGACATTTCGAACTTCGCGCATCGCGCTGAAACCCTGCTCGACGAAATCCGCGACGGCTCTCGCGCGTTAAACCAGGACGTTGTCGATCTTCTTCTGAAGGCTACAGATGGTGTGGGGGCCATGGTCCAGGCCATTCAAGACGAAGTCGAAGTGGACAGCCAAGTGGTCGATG
This window contains:
- a CDS encoding Hpt domain-containing protein — translated: MSDSGNDLRAQLVGFFFEEATEGIEVIEAGLVELDLDDPDEETINSIFRAMHSIKGASGSFGFTDISNFAHRAETLLDEIRDGSRALNQDVVDLLLKATDGVGAMVQAIQDEVEVDSQVVD